Genomic segment of Eremothecium sinecaudum strain ATCC 58844 chromosome VIII, complete sequence:
AATGTAGCAGGAAGAGCATTATTGGTCCCGTTTACTGCTAATAGCTCATCCAACAACTCAAACACAGACTTTTTCGGTTTACCTCCAGTTCTACATAACTTCAAACCATTTTCTGTGCGTTGGCGCAATTGCAATATTGCTACCGTTGATTCCACCCTAGTTACTAATTGATCTAAAAATGATAACCACGCATTACCCGTCATATTAACGACTGAAAAATCTACACCCCTATCATTAGTTAGGTATGTATTCATCAATGCATTATTTTCAACTTCCATCAAACCACCATTAATCACAGATAGGATATTTTCCAAAGTTTCAGACACTTTCTCTAGCTTAAACAGATGATCTTTATCAAACATACATGAATCTTGTTCCTTAGAAAAACTGCGCCTTAGAGCAAAAGACTTAGGGTATGCAATTGTGATAAATTCTCTAGTTTCTAAACCCTTAAGCTTTTGTTCACCTAAATCCTCAAATACCCATCCAATGTTTTCTAACATTTGAATTTCCCTTTCCAGCACCTGACCGACAAACTCTTCACCGTAGACGGATTTTAATGGCTTCTTTTCTTCAGTAACCATCTTATGTAGCCGCATGATTTTGTTAAATTCTGCGACAAAATCGCTACTTAAAGTAATCTGGCCCCCATCAGCAATGCCAGAAACTCTAGCAGCCTTGTTGACCATTGGCCCTAAGTAGTCCATTCTCTTAGTAACTATATCGATCTCAGGGACTGGACATCCCCAGTGAATACCCATACGTACAGATAATCCTGGATATACAGCTTCTCCATTCTCATCGGTGAACATACAGCCATACTTTAAAGACGCTATTTCCTCAGGCCATTCAACTTGCAAAAGCTTCATTTGAATTGTTAAACACCACACCAATGCACTAATAGGTGTTGGAAAAGCAACCATGAAAGCATCACCTTCTGTCTTGACCTCATATCCACCAAACACACGGAGTTTTTTCCTCATGATATTATTATGCACTTTAATAGCTGTCCTCATTGCATTAGGGAATAATTCCCACAAAAAGGTTGAGTTTTTTATATCAGTAAAAACAATTGCCAATATACCAGTAGGTGGAGAAATTTCCGCTTGTAGTCTTTTTGGCATCAGGTCCTCGAAATTCTTTAACCTCTTCCCAAATAGTAAATCATTATTAAATGAAAATTGGCTTTGTCTTCCAATATTCTTATCAAATGAAATGCAGATAACTGTTATTTTTTCATTACAACCATATGCTATTGCACAATCCTTCAGCCTTTCTGCAGCTAACATAGGTTGCGTTTTGTTCTCTCTAGCGAAATCGGCAATTTTCTCATTACTCAAATAACAGAACAAATTGTTCGTTGCTATGATTAGCATATCATCAGTACTCATCAATGTAGTTTCAGTAGTATCAGGTGAAGCATATATGTGAGGTAGGAGATCGAAAAACCCGACTGCTCTAGAAACCTCTGATACTCCATTTAATTTGTTATTATTGGCGTAGCCACCAGATATTCTAACTCTTTCAAACTCTTTTTTATCAGAGAGGTCATGTTTATGTGTTAAAATACTGTAATCACCGTTACCTTTCGATAGTATAGCCGTTACATTTCCAACATTAGCAGTGTACATTTGCTTGCCTTTCATATAGACCACAGTCACAGATGCACCTGTTAGTGATTCGGTGGCCGTTAAATTTATAGTATCATTGTTTCTACTGTCAACAGAGTTTATAGCACTGTTGATTTCTTTATTCAATTGCAAGAAACTGAACCGTAATGCGTCAATGATCTCTGTTGAGTTTTTGTCGCCAAATTTTTCTAATGATCTAACCAGGATACGATCATATATATCCCGAACGAGTTGTGAAACTTTGTGACCAGAGTTTGTTTGATCATTAATACCGTCATACAAACAGATTAGACATTCATCTTCGTTACCTCTGAACCGCTCAAAAGTAACATCTCTTGTAGACACAGCAGCTTTCTGCCCTAACGTGTCAGCCACACCGTATTCCATACCGTTAATCATCGAGCCCATTGTCCTTAATCTAAAATTAACGCTATCATCAGGAACCTTAGAAGTATTTAATGTCACATCCATCAAACCCAAAACCCTGAGCTGTTTTAACATCGTAAAATCAGAAAGATCAGTATTAGTTTCATAGTCTATCGCAGATTTTATTTCAAACCTCTTATTTCCAGAAAAATTTAGGTATCTTAATTCGGTATTTTGTTGCCAATTCCAATCATAGTGATAGTTTGATATATTATACTTCAATTGATTGGAACCAACGTCTAAGACAGTAAGTTGAGAGAGTAACGAAATCTCAGCTGGTAAAGATTGCAAATTATTCCCATTCAGCATTAAAACCTTCAATGATCTTAGCTTCAAAAATGTTTCCCCTGTCAAACTGCTTAAATGATTTCCCGATAGATACAGCTCAGTCAAATTGTTCAATTCTAATTCAGGCAAAGTCATAATATTGTTGTAAGATAAGTTCAAGACCTTTAGCGACTTAAATGCGTTAACAAAGCCCCATATCTTATCTGTAATTTGATTATCTGCAGCGCTAAAAAACATTAAAGACTTCGCCAAATTACCTGAATTTTCGAGAAGCTCACGATAAAATTCACCATGATCTACTAGTAAATTAGAGGAGATATTCAAGGACGTCAGATGAAGTGAAGTAATTGATTGCGGTAATACCAATAAATTATTCGAATGAAGATCCAAGAATTTTAAATTTTTCAAAGTCGATATCTCATCTGGTAAACTTTCTAATTTGTTTTTGGCCACCAAAAGATGAACGAGTTTCTTCAAATATTTTATCTGCGATGTTAATGATGTTAAGTTGTTTTCATTCAGTTCAAGTTTTTCCAAGACTGGTAACCTTAAAAACAAGTCATCGGGTAATCTAGACAACTTCGCTTTATTTATAGTCAAACTTGTTAAATTTTGTAAGTTATCCCCTCTGAATTTTAGCATAGTAAGAGGATTTGACTGCAATTCCAAAGTCCGCAGCATAACCAAGTCGTCTTCAAAAACGGTAAGTCTATTATCAGTTAGAAATAAATTCTGGAGGTTAAGCGCTCTGCACTTCATCGTTGATATCCGATTATGCCGCAAATTCAATGTACGAAGATCGGTCATTCTTGTAAGTGGGCCTACACTCATGATCCTATTGTTAGAGAGATTTATCTTCGCCAACTTTGTTAACTGGTTTATACTATCCGGTATACTCCTGATTTTGTTGTAAGATAGATCGATCTGCAGCAGATTTGTACAATAGTTAATAACTTCTGGGTAAGTGTGAAATTTATTGAAGGAAATATCAAGTAATTGtaaattcttcaaatcTTTGAAACCCCTTGGCAGCCTCTCTAGGTCATTGCACTTCAGGTTTAAAATTGTTAGGTTGGAAAGCTTTGAGATAATATCAGGAATCCTTTTGATAAAATTCCTTTCTAAGTCAAGGGATACTAATTTTGTTGCTTCACAGATATTGGCAGGAAAACGAGAAGCCCTTATATTAACCATCCTTAAGCTTGATAACTTGACAACACTCTCAATAAAGTCCAGAGGCAGAAATATGTTAACATTATTAGAAACATCCAAACTCTCGATTTCCGAAGTATGCTGGTAAAAAATAATAGGCGGAATAGTCAAATCCATATTACGCAAGTCAACATGTACAAATTCACCATTATTCAGACGTTGCTGTTGCTCATATGTGAGTTGGGAAGTCACTACTGGATGGAAAACAAAATTAAACACAAAGCTCAAATCTTCAATTCCCATAATATTCAATGGATCAGAACGTTTATATCCGTTCAACAACATTAGTCTAATTTGGATTAAAATAGGCTTCACTGAAGGTTTTAATACCTTTGCCATTTTACCTATCTTTAAAGAAACCTGATAATTGCCTTGAGTTACGTTaaattttctttttatttGGGGAATCATATCTTTAACTGTAGTGTCTGGTGTACATGATAATGTTGTAAAGGTATAGTCCATGTTAAAGATTCTAATGGCATACTTCTTTTTATAATCGATATCACTTAGATCATTATAGTATTTATCCAAATGCTGTTCAAGCTTATCGTACTCTTGATCACTATTGTACTCATTGTACGTTATATTTGGTGACGTAGGAACGAGTGGCGAGCCAGGTCTTCCACTTGGGATTGAATCTTCGACTGCACTGTCAACAGATAGTTCACATGAATCCGAATGACTAGAAGTGATACTATCCGAACTCAGCATACTAATTGGGGACACAGCTCTCTGAACAAGAGGGCGTGAATGAGGTTGCTGACCAGCAGACCTACCTTTAGCCTCAAAGCTAACAGATCCTTGTGGTGTATTAAAAAGAGAGGAGGTTGGACCAGCCTCTGAATTACCAGTATGATGTGTCTGAGTATAGTTTTGATTTTGATGGTGATGATGGTTAGGATTATGGCATCTTTGCTTATGTTTGGCTGGCTTTACAACACGGCCATCTATATCCCACGATTCCGGTGCCGTCCATTGTGTTGTAGATTTTAGGGAGTATACGTCACTATGCGACATATAATTAGGGTGGAGACGATCACTTGATATCCCACCGCTATCAGAGTTTACTCCTGCATGCAGAGATGTGCCACTATTTTCATGAAGGTTGGAACTCGGCTGGAGGGTACTAGTAATGTCCGATATATTATTCAAATCGATGTCCAAATTAAAATATGCTCCAGGCTTGGGTGGGTCCGCAGAGGATGCAGAGCCATCAGCTAAATAGTTAGACGGTTGCATATTCTGAGGAATACCATTTTGGTCTGTATCAGAAACAAAAAGCGGCAACCCACTATTAGATGCATTGGATACCGTTGTTGCCGTAGGAGATCCAGTCATTGAATCCACGAGAGACGACTTGCGTCCTTCCTGCCAAAGAGTGGTTGAGGGAAAACTGTTAACGCTCGCAGCAGAACCACGGCGTTCATTCGAAGGCATCATAGCCCCAATTTGGGGTTTAATATCTCGCTTAGGTTCAATTCCGTGTATAAAAGAATTCATTTTTCTTCTCAAAGATGAGGGCATTGGAGTCGAATTCAGTAACTCTACATCAGCAGCAGTAACATCTCCGTTCAACGAACTTTTACGACCTGCTAAACGCTTTAAAAAGGAGCCCGCACGAGAAGGGATCCTTTTGATAGGCTCCGGACCCTGCGGCTGTTGTGGTAATCCTGGTGACCTTGATACATTGTGTTCTATCCCCCCTGATCGAAGATCATCATCTGAATTATCGGACGAGGGAGAAGATGGCGACGCCCGCCAAGTATTATACCCTTTTGGACTCACACGGACCTTCTTAGGCGTGGGTCTAACCTGGTTCGCAAGTGGAGAAGTAACGAACTGATTAGCCTTAGTGAAAGTAGGATGGTGTAACCCTCTGTAGTGCTTCATATTGATACCCTCGGTAACTATATCCTCGTTCCTAACAACATTACTTTGTGCGTTACCTGACCCAGTCAGCACTACACCACTATCAGCTACTACTTCATATTGTGGCTTTTCAATATCAGAGACATAGGCGCCAGCTTCATTGCTACTCGTAATCCGTCCCATACTGTAGTGCTTCTTAAAAGGTGTTATCTTATTACTTTCACTCACACTATCGGTTAAACCACTATTAGCATTCTTAGTAAGACCATTCCCCCCTTGGTTATCCCGTGAATTGTTAGAAGTACTCATTAGGTGTTGCTGTGAGATAAGCAGTTTATTGCTAAATAGCCTACTAGTTTCAGCAAGCTAGAGAGTAAATAAATTCTGCAAATAAACAGTACAATGTTTATATCGGGTGCCTGTTCTAAATTACACCTCCAATTATAGCGATCCTAAGTATATGCTATTTTATGGGAAACTGCTCGTGAATTTTAATACCCTTGATTCACAAGTGCATATACATCCAGAATTTATAAAAAAGCTTGGtaaaaaaaccaattagCCCCTACCTTAAAAATATCGTATAAAATGCTTTCTAGTTATTAGTAACTCATGCTTACCAATGAGCTTGAGTTATTATGGAAGGCTGCGCCAAGGAGTTTTACTCTTTGTTAATCATAGTTTAAGGTATCTGTCTACTACAGGAAAATGGTTTTAACGTTATTAGAGATGCGGCTAAAGCTAGTACAATTACGTAAAATTAGTAAAAGCTGtgaaatttttttaaataaaaCCATGCATTAAAGGCATACTTTTAAGAGTCAGATTTACCATCACATAAGCTTAATCTCTgaatatatacatagtCAGTAACCGTTACAAAGATGTCTGAATCTTGTCCGCTTCCTTCCGTTAACACTTCTAAGGTTAAACAAGACAACAAGCCTAAGCCATGTTGCGTTTGTAAGGTTGAAAAGGAAGAGAGGGACAAATGCCTATTATTTAACTCTCAGGAGTCAGGAAAGTGTGAGGATTTGATATCCAGCTATAAATCTTGTATGAAAGGTTACGGCTTTACTATCTAAACGAACGAGGCTTGAGTTTTAAGTTTTGACATTTTTTTCGAAGCTTGCAAGCTATGGAATATGCTCGTCTATAGGGAATATAGGAAAGTTCTCTATAAATAATACTTGTAAATAAAACATTATACTACTTCATTATTTTAATCCTATGACACGTAGCTTATTTACGGTTATAGCCATGAGGCGgaattttgt
This window contains:
- the CYR1 gene encoding adenylate cyclase (Syntenic homolog of Ashbya gossypii AAL162C; Syntenic homolog of Saccharomyces cerevisiae YJL005W (CYR1)); its protein translation is MSTSNNSRDNQGGNGLTKNANSGLTDSVSESNKITPFKKHYSMGRITSSNEAGAYVSDIEKPQYEVVADSGVVLTGSGNAQSNVVRNEDIVTEGINMKHYRGLHHPTFTKANQFVTSPLANQVRPTPKKVRVSPKGYNTWRASPSSPSSDNSDDDLRSGGIEHNVSRSPGLPQQPQGPEPIKRIPSRAGSFLKRLAGRKSSLNGDVTAADVELLNSTPMPSSLRRKMNSFIHGIEPKRDIKPQIGAMMPSNERRGSAASVNSFPSTTLWQEGRKSSLVDSMTGSPTATTVSNASNSGLPLFVSDTDQNGIPQNMQPSNYLADGSASSADPPKPGAYFNLDIDLNNISDITSTLQPSSNLHENSGTSLHAGVNSDSGGISSDRLHPNYMSHSDVYSLKSTTQWTAPESWDIDGRVVKPAKHKQRCHNPNHHHHQNQNYTQTHHTGNSEAGPTSSLFNTPQGSVSFEAKGRSAGQQPHSRPLVQRAVSPISMLSSDSITSSHSDSCELSVDSAVEDSIPSGRPGSPLVPTSPNITYNEYNSDQEYDKLEQHLDKYYNDLSDIDYKKKYAIRIFNMDYTFTTLSCTPDTTVKDMIPQIKRKFNVTQGNYQVSLKIGKMAKVLKPSVKPILIQIRLMLLNGYKRSDPLNIMGIEDLSFVFNFVFHPVVTSQLTYEQQQRLNNGEFVHVDLRNMDLTIPPIIFYQHTSEIESLDVSNNVNIFLPLDFIESVVKLSSLRMVNIRASRFPANICEATKLVSLDLERNFIKRIPDIISKLSNLTILNLKCNDLERLPRGFKDLKNLQLLDISFNKFHTYPEVINYCTNLLQIDLSYNKIRSIPDSINQLTKLAKINLSNNRIMSVGPLTRMTDLRTLNLRHNRISTMKCRALNLQNLFLTDNRLTVFEDDLVMLRTLELQSNPLTMLKFRGDNLQNLTSLTINKAKLSRLPDDLFLRLPVLEKLELNENNLTSLTSQIKYLKKLVHLLVAKNKLESLPDEISTLKNLKFLDLHSNNLLVLPQSITSLHLTSLNISSNLLVDHGEFYRELLENSGNLAKSLMFFSAADNQITDKIWGFVNAFKSLKVLNLSYNNIMTLPELELNNLTELYLSGNHLSSLTGETFLKLRSLKVLMLNGNNLQSLPAEISLLSQLTVLDVGSNQLKYNISNYHYDWNWQQNTELRYLNFSGNKRFEIKSAIDYETNTDLSDFTMLKQLRVLGLMDVTLNTSKVPDDSVNFRLRTMGSMINGMEYGVADTLGQKAAVSTRDVTFERFRGNEDECLICLYDGINDQTNSGHKVSQLVRDIYDRILVRSLEKFGDKNSTEIIDALRFSFLQLNKEINSAINSVDSRNNDTINLTATESLTGASVTVVYMKGKQMYTANVGNVTAILSKGNGDYSILTHKHDLSDKKEFERVRISGGYANNNKLNGVSEVSRAVGFFDLLPHIYASPDTTETTLMSTDDMLIIATNNLFCYLSNEKIADFARENKTQPMLAAERLKDCAIAYGCNEKITVICISFDKNIGRQSQFSFNNDLLFGKRLKNFEDLMPKRLQAEISPPTGILAIVFTDIKNSTFLWELFPNAMRTAIKVHNNIMRKKLRVFGGYEVKTEGDAFMVAFPTPISALVWCLTIQMKLLQVEWPEEIASLKYGCMFTDENGEAVYPGLSVRMGIHWGCPVPEIDIVTKRMDYLGPMVNKAARVSGIADGGQITLSSDFVAEFNKIMRLHKMVTEEKKPLKSVYGEEFVGQVLEREIQMLENIGWVFEDLGEQKLKGLETREFITIAYPKSFALRRSFSKEQDSCMFDKDHLFKLEKVSETLENILSVINGGLMEVENNALMNTYLTNDRGVDFSVVNMTGNAWLSFLDQLVTRVESTVAILQLRQRTENGLKLCRTGGKPKKSVFELLDELLAVNGTNNALPATLDSGQKDN
- the COX17 gene encoding copper metallochaperone COX17 (Syntenic homolog of Ashbya gossypii AAL161W; Syntenic homolog of Saccharomyces cerevisiae YLL009C (COX17)), whose product is MSESCPLPSVNTSKVKQDNKPKPCCVCKVEKEERDKCLLFNSQESGKCEDLISSYKSCMKGYGFTI